In Kordiimonas pumila, a single genomic region encodes these proteins:
- the flhB gene encoding flagellar biosynthesis protein FlhB, whose protein sequence is MAEEDDSQKTEEPTSKKLEDAHEKGEMASSQEVKTLIMLASAAAVLAAGGNYIVSGVRDPLRVFMGRVHEMTTDELNFTELLFSLLAQVFWVVSIPFAVFIAAAIMSNRVQNSFIITTEKIKPNISNLSLLKGAKKIFSARFFVEFGKITAKLITVGGVIVLIVYPERGRLDTIMSLSPAAVLGLIHVMAIKLIIGVLIIMCIIAAIDYSYQQYQFHKKMKMTKQEVKDERKQSDGDPKIKARLRQIRMDRHMHRMMSNVPKADVVITNPTHYAVALEYKHENMQVPVLLAKGVDEVAMRIREAAEEHKIPIIENPPLARALFASVDIDDEIHPDHYKAVAEVISYIMKLRKAGLKPRK, encoded by the coding sequence GTGGCAGAAGAAGATGACAGCCAAAAAACCGAAGAGCCAACCAGTAAAAAACTTGAGGATGCTCATGAAAAAGGGGAGATGGCTAGCAGTCAGGAGGTTAAAACCCTTATAATGCTGGCTTCTGCGGCAGCGGTTCTCGCTGCGGGCGGTAACTATATTGTGTCAGGTGTGCGAGATCCGCTCAGGGTTTTCATGGGCCGTGTTCATGAGATGACAACGGATGAGCTTAACTTTACTGAGCTGTTGTTCAGTTTGTTAGCGCAGGTTTTTTGGGTTGTTTCCATTCCATTTGCTGTTTTTATAGCGGCGGCTATCATGTCTAATAGGGTGCAAAACTCTTTTATAATCACGACAGAAAAAATTAAGCCAAATATTTCAAACCTGTCGCTCCTGAAGGGGGCTAAAAAGATATTCTCTGCTCGATTTTTTGTTGAGTTTGGCAAAATCACTGCAAAATTGATCACCGTTGGTGGTGTTATTGTTTTAATTGTATACCCTGAGCGCGGCAGGCTTGATACAATCATGTCTTTATCACCGGCAGCAGTACTCGGGTTAATTCATGTTATGGCAATAAAGCTCATAATAGGTGTTTTGATTATTATGTGCATCATTGCAGCCATAGATTATTCGTATCAGCAATATCAGTTTCATAAAAAAATGAAGATGACAAAGCAGGAGGTTAAGGACGAGCGCAAGCAATCTGATGGTGACCCAAAAATAAAAGCAAGGCTTCGACAAATACGTATGGACCGACACATGCACCGAATGATGTCAAATGTTCCTAAAGCGGATGTCGTTATAACAAACCCAACACACTATGCTGTTGCACTTGAATATAAGCACGAGAACATGCAGGTGCCTGTATTGCTAGCTAAAGGTGTAGATGAGGTTGCAATGCGGATTAGAGAGGCCGCAGAAGAACATAAAATACCAATTATAGAGAATCCACCACTTGCTCGCGCGCTATTTGCCAGTGTTGATATTGATGATGAAATTCATCCTGACCACTATAAAGCTGTGGCTGAAGTTATCAGCTATATTATGAAGCTTCGTAAAGCAGGGTTGAAACCCCGTAAATAA
- the fliR gene encoding flagellar biosynthetic protein FliR, with amino-acid sequence MLGDVLPAEAFAFLLITVRMAALVMVVPVFSESSIPQRMRVAFAMALSLVIYPVVSKVLPPMPANVLVLAGLFIKELTIGLILGLTIRLLMSAIHVAGTIIAFQTGLAAAQTFDPSQGSQSVLVASFFNLLAIVLILVTNLHHMMLTGMVFSYQKFPVGEAIPVADFATITTQYVSSSFALGFQMAAPFIVYGMIYNLGLGLVARMVPGFQVFFIGMPINLFMGFALIMVLMGSIMKYFLQNFQSLLEAMIG; translated from the coding sequence ATGCTGGGCGATGTCCTCCCTGCTGAAGCCTTTGCGTTCCTTTTAATTACAGTTCGTATGGCCGCACTGGTTATGGTGGTTCCTGTTTTTAGTGAAAGCAGTATACCCCAGCGTATGCGCGTTGCTTTTGCAATGGCGCTATCTCTGGTAATTTACCCGGTGGTTAGCAAGGTGTTGCCGCCAATGCCTGCTAATGTCTTGGTCTTGGCAGGCTTGTTCATAAAAGAATTAACGATTGGTCTTATTCTGGGCCTTACTATTAGGCTGCTCATGTCAGCAATCCACGTGGCAGGTACTATCATTGCTTTTCAGACAGGCCTCGCGGCTGCACAAACGTTTGACCCATCACAAGGCAGCCAGAGTGTACTAGTAGCGTCGTTTTTTAATCTATTGGCGATTGTGTTGATACTGGTAACAAACCTGCATCATATGATGTTAACGGGCATGGTTTTCAGCTATCAGAAGTTCCCTGTGGGAGAAGCTATACCCGTTGCAGACTTTGCCACAATTACAACTCAATATGTGTCGTCGTCTTTTGCTCTGGGCTTTCAGATGGCTGCACCTTTTATTGTTTACGGCATGATCTATAATCTTGGCCTTGGTCTTGTTGCGCGTATGGTTCCGGGCTTTCAGGTGTTTTTTATTGGTATGCCAATTAACCTGTTTATGGGCTTTGCCCTGATTATGGTTTTGATGGGTTCAATAATGAAATACTTTCTGCAGAATTTTCAGAGCCTCTTAGAAGCAATGATTGGATAG
- the fliQ gene encoding flagellar biosynthesis protein FliQ, whose translation MTELEVMDVARDALTTLLLTVGPILAVALVVGLFIAFFQALTQLQEMTLTFVPKIMAVFAALMFTLPFMGRNISDLMTRIAERIIVGG comes from the coding sequence GTGACTGAACTGGAAGTCATGGATGTGGCGCGCGATGCTCTAACCACACTTTTGTTGACCGTTGGGCCAATTTTGGCGGTAGCACTTGTTGTTGGCTTGTTCATTGCCTTTTTTCAGGCTTTAACGCAGTTGCAGGAAATGACACTTACTTTTGTACCCAAAATTATGGCAGTTTTTGCAGCGCTTATGTTCACGCTCCCTTTTATGGGGCGCAATATAAGTGATTTAATGACCAGAATTGCTGAACGCATCATTGTTGGCGGATAA
- a CDS encoding flagellar hook-basal body complex protein FliE yields MNIKQLDAVSAYSQATKQMQDGLGARDGKDGISGEPRSAFSALVSDAIGNVTAATHNTEIQSAKALVDEADMVDLVTAVSNAEMVVDTVVTVRDKVIAAYNDILKMPI; encoded by the coding sequence ATGAATATAAAGCAACTAGACGCTGTTAGTGCCTATTCGCAGGCAACAAAACAGATGCAAGACGGGCTTGGTGCCCGGGACGGCAAAGACGGTATTTCTGGCGAGCCTAGATCAGCTTTTTCTGCTCTTGTAAGCGATGCTATTGGTAATGTTACTGCAGCAACACACAATACAGAAATTCAGTCAGCCAAAGCTCTGGTGGATGAAGCTGATATGGTTGACCTGGTAACGGCAGTGTCTAATGCAGAAATGGTTGTTGATACCGTCGTTACTGTTCGGGACAAAGTAATAGCGGCATATAATGATATTCTGAAAATGCCAATCTAA
- the flgC gene encoding flagellar basal body rod protein FlgC, producing the protein MDLEKAMIASASGLRAQSVRMRVISENIANQNSIASEPGADPYRRKIVTFQTEMDRVNGVEIVKASGVDFDQKEFGKQYDPGNPAADGAGYIKTSNVNGLIEMMDMRQAERTYQSNLNAMEASRRMATMTLDLLR; encoded by the coding sequence ATGGATTTAGAAAAAGCAATGATTGCCTCTGCATCTGGGCTGCGTGCTCAGTCAGTTCGCATGCGTGTGATTTCTGAAAACATTGCAAACCAAAACTCCATTGCATCTGAACCCGGCGCTGACCCGTACCGACGTAAAATTGTGACATTTCAAACAGAAATGGATAGAGTAAACGGCGTGGAAATTGTGAAAGCAAGCGGGGTTGATTTTGACCAAAAGGAATTTGGTAAGCAGTATGATCCTGGTAATCCTGCTGCGGATGGTGCCGGTTATATTAAAACATCGAATGTGAACGGCCTCATTGAAATGATGGATATGCGGCAGGCTGAACGTACTTATCAATCAAACCTGAATGCTATGGAAGCGAGCCGACGCATGGCTACAATGACGCTTGATCTTTTAAGGTAG
- the flgB gene encoding flagellar basal body rod protein FlgB translates to MNLTSIPIMAALKERMSWLNNNQNVISQNIANADTPNYKAKELEKQDFSSILSNLVTEKGSAGSTTSMRVTNNRHMNTSGAMAGAESQAREVKGGEETLSGNSVILEEQMMKLADNQMKYSMVVNLYKKNVGLLKAAMGKGSGGR, encoded by the coding sequence ATGAATTTAACATCAATACCCATAATGGCTGCACTCAAGGAGCGTATGAGCTGGCTTAATAATAATCAGAATGTTATTAGCCAGAATATTGCCAATGCTGATACGCCAAATTATAAAGCTAAGGAACTGGAAAAGCAGGATTTTTCCAGCATTCTAAGTAATCTGGTTACAGAAAAAGGTTCAGCAGGGTCAACCACGTCAATGCGTGTTACAAATAACAGGCATATGAACACAAGTGGTGCTATGGCAGGCGCTGAATCACAAGCACGTGAAGTTAAAGGCGGTGAAGAGACCCTGTCTGGTAACTCTGTGATTCTTGAAGAGCAAATGATGAAACTTGCTGATAACCAGATGAAATATAGTATGGTTGTTAACCTGTATAAAAAAAATGTCGGCTTGCTAAAGGCAGCCATGGGAAAAGGTTCTGGTGGACGCTAG
- a CDS encoding EscU/YscU/HrcU family type III secretion system export apparatus switch protein, producing MDHKLDNNESLTKAIAIKGDNAGNTPHITAKGEGMVAERILDIAFAEGVKVRQDKDLTELLSAFNVESPVPLEALHVVSLILERVYAENNRLQGQKLATDDKAESTST from the coding sequence ATGGATCATAAACTTGATAATAATGAGAGCCTTACCAAAGCTATTGCCATTAAAGGCGATAACGCTGGAAACACACCCCACATCACCGCCAAAGGCGAAGGGATGGTTGCCGAGCGTATTCTAGATATTGCTTTTGCTGAAGGTGTTAAAGTTCGGCAAGATAAGGACCTGACAGAACTACTATCTGCCTTTAATGTTGAAAGCCCTGTCCCCCTTGAAGCGTTGCATGTTGTTTCACTTATTCTTGAGCGAGTTTATGCTGAAAATAACCGGCTTCAAGGCCAAAAACTCGCTACAGATGACAAAGCCGAAAGCACTTCTACATGA
- the fliO gene encoding flagellar biosynthetic protein FliO has product MITETLTAFSALFFILAIMGGMAWAIRHFGLIPGSPKIKSGSKQIEILESRMIDGRNRLVVVRWQGQEYLLATNPNGITPISKSTPDFGEMLDHETAD; this is encoded by the coding sequence ATGATTACAGAAACACTAACAGCTTTTAGTGCCTTGTTTTTCATCCTTGCGATTATGGGGGGCATGGCATGGGCTATTCGTCACTTTGGTTTAATACCAGGAAGCCCAAAGATCAAATCTGGCTCCAAGCAAATTGAAATACTTGAAAGCCGAATGATTGATGGTAGAAATAGACTTGTTGTGGTGCGCTGGCAGGGGCAAGAATACCTTCTCGCCACGAACCCAAACGGAATAACACCTATTAGTAAATCAACGCCGGATTTTGGGGAAATGCTAGATCATGAAACTGCAGATTAA
- the fliP gene encoding flagellar type III secretion system pore protein FliP (The bacterial flagellar biogenesis protein FliP forms a type III secretion system (T3SS)-type pore required for flagellar assembly.): protein MKLQIKRPSLKISKQLFVKACVFFLPILVAGSLAISSGAIAQSLNLDLGQEGTISGRVIQMILLLSVLSLAPSILVMMTSFTRIVIVFSFLRSAMGTQQSPPNMVIVSLSLFLTGYVMAPTFSQVYDQAIEPLVNEEIEATEAYERGSKPMKDFMLSQVRDKDLALFVDLSGSSVSSVTPDTIPMTTLVPAFMISEIRRAFEIGFLLYIPFVVIDMVVASILMSMGMMMLPPIMIAMPFKLIFFVMVDGWNLVAGSLVQSFGQTPPPGVGS from the coding sequence ATGAAACTGCAGATTAAGCGACCTTCACTCAAAATCAGCAAACAGTTGTTTGTGAAAGCCTGTGTCTTTTTCCTACCCATATTAGTGGCAGGTAGCCTTGCTATATCATCTGGTGCTATCGCCCAGTCCTTAAACCTTGATCTAGGGCAGGAAGGAACTATAAGCGGCCGGGTTATTCAAATGATCTTGCTGCTAAGCGTATTAAGCTTGGCCCCTAGCATCCTTGTTATGATGACAAGCTTTACCCGTATTGTTATTGTTTTTTCTTTTCTGCGCAGTGCAATGGGTACACAGCAAAGCCCGCCAAACATGGTTATCGTGTCATTATCCTTGTTTTTAACCGGCTATGTTATGGCGCCTACATTCTCCCAAGTATATGATCAGGCTATTGAACCGTTAGTGAATGAAGAAATTGAAGCAACAGAAGCGTATGAGCGCGGTTCAAAACCGATGAAAGACTTTATGCTTTCGCAGGTAAGGGATAAAGATCTAGCCTTATTTGTAGACCTATCAGGCAGTAGCGTATCTTCTGTAACGCCTGATACAATTCCCATGACAACACTTGTCCCAGCCTTCATGATCAGCGAAATTCGGCGCGCGTTTGAAATTGGGTTTCTTTTATATATTCCCTTTGTTGTCATTGATATGGTTGTTGCCTCCATCCTGATGTCGATGGGTATGATGATGCTGCCGCCCATTATGATCGCGATGCCGTTTAAGCTGATTTTCTTTGTGATGGTGGACGGCTGGAACTTGGTAGCAGGCTCACTAGTGCAAAGCTTTGGCCAGACACCCCCACCAGGAGTGGGAAGTTAA
- a CDS encoding peptide chain release factor 3: MAFADEIDKRRTFAIISHPDAGKTTLTEKLLLFGGAIQLAGEVKAKGERRRARSDWMKVEQERGISVASSVMTFDFEGKTFNLLDTPGHEDFSEDTYRTLSAVDSAVMVLDAAKGIEKQTRKLFEVCRLRDMPITTFINKLDREARDPFELLDEVEQKLALDVTPASWPIGMGRDFLGCYDLIHNQLILFDRGKGASLSQGIKCKGLDDPKLATLLPDYALAKLREDVEMVQELCPPFTLEDYLEGTLTPVFFGSAINNFGVQELLTGLGNVAPKPRPGKAIERSVDPFEDKVSGFVFKIQANMDPKHRDRIAFVRVVSGRFRKGIKLKHIRSGKIMAIHNAQLFLAQDREIAEEAFAGDIIGIPNHGNLRIGDSLTEGETLHFTGIPSFAPEILQKVRSEDPMKAKHLGKALEQLAEEGAARVFKPYLGSDWVVGVVGALQFDVLADRIRTEYQVPVKFESTTLLTAEWVEGEAREIKQFMDQNRASMAIDHTGSPVYLARNSWHLDKAKDDFPSLKFLRTKEEVV, translated from the coding sequence ATGGCTTTTGCTGACGAAATTGATAAACGCCGAACATTTGCGATTATTTCGCATCCGGATGCGGGTAAAACAACACTTACAGAGAAGCTGTTGTTGTTTGGTGGTGCTATTCAGTTGGCCGGTGAAGTGAAGGCCAAAGGTGAGCGCCGACGTGCCCGCTCGGACTGGATGAAAGTGGAGCAGGAACGAGGAATCTCTGTTGCTTCATCCGTGATGACCTTCGATTTTGAGGGCAAAACCTTTAATCTTCTTGATACGCCTGGTCACGAAGATTTTTCTGAAGATACATACAGAACATTATCCGCTGTTGATAGCGCGGTTATGGTGCTTGATGCTGCAAAAGGCATTGAAAAACAAACGCGAAAACTGTTTGAAGTTTGCAGGCTGCGCGACATGCCTATTACTACCTTTATTAATAAGCTTGATAGAGAGGCTCGCGACCCTTTTGAATTGCTTGATGAAGTTGAACAAAAGCTTGCTCTTGATGTAACTCCGGCAAGTTGGCCCATAGGCATGGGGCGTGATTTTTTAGGGTGTTATGATCTCATTCATAACCAGCTTATTCTGTTTGATCGCGGTAAAGGTGCATCTCTGTCGCAGGGTATTAAATGTAAAGGCCTTGATGATCCAAAGCTAGCTACACTTTTGCCAGACTATGCCTTGGCAAAACTGCGTGAAGATGTGGAGATGGTGCAGGAACTATGCCCACCGTTCACGCTTGAGGATTATCTGGAAGGAACATTAACGCCCGTATTTTTTGGTTCCGCTATTAATAACTTTGGTGTTCAAGAGTTGTTAACTGGCCTTGGTAATGTGGCCCCTAAGCCCAGACCCGGCAAAGCTATTGAGCGCAGTGTTGACCCCTTTGAGGACAAGGTTTCTGGCTTTGTCTTTAAAATTCAGGCCAATATGGACCCTAAACACAGGGACCGCATTGCTTTTGTGCGTGTTGTTTCTGGTCGGTTTAGAAAAGGGATCAAGTTAAAACATATTCGCTCTGGCAAAATAATGGCTATCCATAATGCACAGCTGTTTTTGGCGCAGGACCGCGAAATTGCGGAAGAAGCTTTTGCTGGTGATATTATTGGTATACCAAACCACGGCAACCTTAGAATTGGGGATAGCCTTACTGAGGGGGAAACACTGCACTTTACGGGCATTCCATCTTTTGCGCCTGAAATCCTCCAAAAGGTAAGATCAGAAGACCCGATGAAGGCCAAACACCTTGGCAAAGCACTTGAGCAGTTGGCAGAAGAGGGCGCTGCGCGTGTGTTTAAACCGTATCTAGGCAGTGACTGGGTTGTCGGTGTTGTGGGCGCCTTGCAATTTGATGTACTGGCTGACCGGATTAGAACCGAATATCAGGTTCCAGTTAAGTTTGAATCAACTACCCTTTTAACGGCAGAATGGGTGGAGGGTGAAGCGCGTGAGATCAAACAGTTTATGGATCAGAATAGGGCCTCAATGGCAATTGATCATACTGGTTCCCCGGTTTATCTGGCCCGCAACAGCTGGCACCTTGATAAGGCCAAGGATGATTTTCCAAGCCTGAAATTCTTGCGCACGAAGGAAGAAGTAGTTTAA
- a CDS encoding alpha/beta fold hydrolase produces MNTLHNLAVSSPFHRFSFEGFPLHMKEYGRGKSKIPLVFIGGAFQNINQIEKLSLAFAEKTWVIAVDTPGNGDTGVLPHQYDFNFICKAIRHGLESLGVDRINLLGCSYGSIIAMKYAQLFPNIDRLVVGAAMAHIPDRIEYIFNLLLFQLKWQKMDDFANGFTDLMTNPELRETNKLCRITGEKLRHALLHANNGMKEQFTHNTLRILQYGETDLTKMPDIETTVFTGEHDSFTPVEDNKTVAKAFKRGRFVSIPNADHMFHVEQFRTTVATILEAAIGHTEQESVAA; encoded by the coding sequence ATGAATACTTTACACAATTTAGCAGTTTCGAGTCCATTTCATCGTTTTTCTTTTGAAGGTTTTCCACTGCATATGAAAGAGTATGGCCGTGGCAAATCAAAGATTCCACTTGTGTTTATCGGTGGAGCTTTCCAAAATATTAACCAAATTGAAAAACTCAGCCTAGCATTTGCAGAAAAAACTTGGGTTATAGCTGTTGATACACCCGGTAATGGCGACACAGGCGTTTTACCACACCAATATGATTTTAACTTTATATGCAAAGCTATTCGTCACGGACTTGAAAGCCTTGGCGTTGACAGAATAAACCTTCTTGGATGTAGTTATGGTAGCATTATTGCCATGAAGTATGCCCAGCTGTTTCCGAACATTGACCGCCTAGTAGTTGGCGCAGCGATGGCACATATACCGGATAGAATTGAGTATATTTTCAACCTGCTTTTATTCCAGTTAAAATGGCAAAAGATGGATGATTTTGCGAACGGCTTTACCGATCTTATGACAAACCCTGAACTGCGTGAAACCAATAAACTTTGTCGCATAACAGGTGAAAAATTGCGCCATGCGCTATTACACGCAAATAATGGCATGAAAGAACAGTTTACCCACAATACGCTTAGAATACTACAGTATGGCGAAACTGACTTAACTAAAATGCCAGATATTGAAACAACTGTTTTTACCGGTGAACACGACAGCTTTACCCCGGTCGAGGATAACAAAACTGTCGCTAAAGCCTTTAAACGGGGTCGTTTTGTTTCTATCCCTAATGCTGATCACATGTTCCATGTTGAACAGTTTAGAACAACTGTAGCAACGATATTGGAAGCCGCAATTGGGCACACCGAACAAGAAAGTGTTGCCGCTTAA
- a CDS encoding TetR/AcrR family transcriptional regulator, whose amino-acid sequence MNSISKNKRLSRKDRILDAAEELFARHAFDGVSMRMVADKASVDLALASYHFGSKRGLFDAVLLRRAEVLNEKRLEALEKCQKDAGENGPEIEAIIDAFLFPLLGRGLQDDSGWLHYFELVAQVNNSPEWGGQLMTKYFDPLVRRFIDALKKALPDAEPADIYWSYHFLSGALTLTFADTGRIDKLSGGAAKSHDMKAAYERMVPFVAAGIKQVCQKK is encoded by the coding sequence GTGAATAGTATAAGTAAAAACAAAAGGTTATCGCGTAAAGATAGAATTCTGGACGCTGCGGAAGAATTGTTTGCCAGACATGCATTTGATGGTGTTTCGATGCGTATGGTGGCAGATAAAGCATCGGTAGACCTTGCATTAGCCAGTTACCATTTTGGTAGTAAACGCGGTTTGTTTGATGCTGTTTTGTTGAGGCGTGCTGAAGTGTTGAATGAAAAAAGGCTGGAAGCTCTGGAGAAGTGTCAAAAGGATGCTGGTGAAAATGGCCCGGAAATTGAAGCTATTATTGATGCTTTTTTGTTTCCGCTTCTTGGGCGTGGCCTTCAAGACGATTCGGGCTGGCTGCATTACTTTGAACTAGTGGCTCAGGTTAACAACTCACCTGAATGGGGTGGTCAGCTCATGACAAAATACTTTGATCCCTTGGTGCGAAGATTTATTGATGCATTGAAAAAGGCTTTGCCTGATGCTGAGCCTGCCGACATTTACTGGTCATATCACTTTCTGTCTGGTGCCTTGACACTGACATTTGCAGACACGGGCCGTATTGATAAACTTTCTGGTGGTGCCGCAAAATCACATGACATGAAAGCTGCGTATGAGCGCATGGTTCCCTTTGTTGCGGCAGGAATTAAACAGGTGTGCCAGAAAAAATAA